A genomic region of Halopelagius longus contains the following coding sequences:
- a CDS encoding DUF63 family protein codes for MAILPEGFSLPPPTYLALLFVAAAEVGREAYRRRPAVTPGRILAFAPWMVLGSALHVLYVLDSLPGVVRPLAGTPAVYVTVAILGVATWVATDARLGGEGEADGTDSAARVLGGVGAVLALAASAAVLLVGASRGTLSPAVPGIGLVASTVVAAAAWAVLVRAYPPAAATGAVGGLAVFGHALDAVSTAVGVDLLGFGERTPLSRFIIEFAHGLPTDPYLGGGWLFVLVKLAVVCGVVSLFADYVREDPTEGFLLLGFVAAVGLGPGAHNLLLFTVA; via the coding sequence ATGGCGATACTTCCGGAAGGGTTCTCGCTCCCGCCGCCGACGTACCTCGCTCTCTTGTTCGTCGCGGCGGCGGAGGTCGGACGCGAGGCGTACCGCCGACGCCCGGCGGTGACGCCCGGCCGCATCCTCGCGTTCGCGCCGTGGATGGTTCTGGGGTCGGCGCTGCACGTCCTCTACGTCCTCGATTCGCTCCCCGGCGTCGTCCGCCCCCTCGCGGGCACGCCCGCCGTCTACGTCACGGTGGCGATCCTCGGCGTGGCGACGTGGGTGGCCACCGACGCGCGCCTCGGCGGCGAGGGCGAGGCGGACGGCACCGACTCCGCGGCCCGCGTCCTCGGCGGCGTCGGCGCGGTTCTCGCCCTCGCGGCGTCCGCGGCGGTCCTCCTCGTCGGCGCGTCGCGCGGGACGCTCTCGCCCGCGGTTCCCGGTATCGGGCTGGTCGCCTCCACCGTCGTCGCCGCCGCCGCGTGGGCGGTTCTCGTCCGCGCGTACCCGCCCGCGGCGGCGACGGGGGCGGTCGGCGGCCTCGCCGTCTTCGGGCACGCCCTCGACGCCGTCTCCACCGCCGTCGGGGTTGACCTGCTGGGCTTCGGCGAGCGAACGCCGCTCTCGCGGTTCATCATCGAGTTCGCCCACGGACTCCCGACGGACCCCTACCTCGGCGGCGGGTGGCTGTTCGTCCTCGTGAAACTCGCCGTCGTCTGCGGCGTCGTCTCCCTGTTCGCCGACTACGTGCGGGAGGACCCGACAGAGGGGTTCCTCCTCCTCGGGTTCGTCGCGGCGGTGGGCCTCGGCCCCGGCGCGCACAACCTGCTTCTCTTCACCGTCGCCTGA
- a CDS encoding carbohydrate kinase family protein, giving the protein MSRIVCAGHVNWDVLFRVDTLPEPDGEASVESRAASGGGSASNVARGLVELDEEASLLGSVGDDDHGRTAREELASAGVDCEHVVTVPDGETATKYIVVEPSGEVMVLGCAGANEAFDADDLPPTALERADHLHLTSQRPETATELARRAQDAGLTVSFDPGRRIGERAYSTAISTVDYLFLNDREAALALDAFELADQTLVLKHGPDGAEVRHDDDRTAHPGYPIDAVDTTGAGDAFAAGFLSALTDGADFERALAVANACGAILSSCPGSQGSLSREKVRSFLGD; this is encoded by the coding sequence ATGTCCCGCATCGTCTGCGCCGGTCACGTGAACTGGGACGTGCTGTTTCGCGTCGATACCCTCCCCGAACCCGACGGCGAGGCGTCCGTCGAGTCCCGGGCGGCGTCGGGCGGCGGAAGCGCCTCCAACGTCGCCCGCGGACTCGTCGAACTCGACGAGGAGGCGTCGCTTCTGGGGAGCGTCGGCGACGACGACCACGGCCGGACCGCCCGCGAGGAACTCGCTTCCGCGGGCGTCGACTGCGAGCACGTCGTCACCGTTCCGGACGGCGAGACGGCGACGAAGTACATCGTCGTCGAACCGAGCGGCGAGGTGATGGTTCTCGGCTGTGCCGGCGCGAACGAGGCGTTCGACGCCGACGACCTGCCACCGACGGCGCTGGAACGCGCGGACCACCTCCACCTCACGAGCCAACGACCGGAGACGGCGACCGAACTGGCGAGACGGGCGCAGGACGCCGGACTCACCGTGAGCTTCGACCCCGGACGGCGCATCGGCGAGCGAGCCTACTCGACGGCCATCTCGACCGTCGATTACCTGTTTCTCAACGACCGCGAGGCCGCACTCGCGTTGGACGCCTTCGAGTTGGCCGACCAGACGCTCGTTCTCAAACACGGCCCCGACGGCGCGGAGGTGCGCCACGACGACGACAGAACCGCCCACCCGGGCTACCCCATCGACGCGGTGGACACCACCGGCGCGGGCGACGCCTTCGCCGCGGGGTTCCTCTCGGCGTTGACAGACGGCGCGGACTTCGAACGCGCCCTCGCGGTGGCGAACGCCTGCGGCGCGATACTCTCCTCTTGCCCCGGTTCGCAGGGGAGCCTCTCCCGCGAGAAGGTCCGCTCGTTCCTCGGCGACTGA
- a CDS encoding nucleoside phosphorylase: MAKQPHLLVSEGDVNDIALVPGDPGRVDRIAAQCEDVEEVSSNREYKVVNATYEGIPLTICSTGIGCPSAAIAVEELSRVGVDTVIRVGTIGALQTGIEVGDMIVATGAAKEEGTSKRYESAVYPAVPDYEVLTSLVESAEANDEDVHVGPIVSDDAFYNESEEFVEDWEDANLLAVEMEAATVFALARRKGMRAGAICTVDGNLVEGTQKGADSDEELPEKAKNNVERAISLTLDAVTTLA; the protein is encoded by the coding sequence ATGGCAAAACAGCCCCATCTGCTCGTGTCGGAGGGAGACGTAAACGACATCGCACTCGTCCCGGGCGACCCGGGGCGTGTGGACCGAATCGCCGCCCAGTGTGAGGACGTGGAGGAAGTCTCCTCGAACCGCGAGTACAAGGTAGTGAACGCGACGTACGAGGGCATCCCGCTCACCATCTGTTCGACGGGTATCGGCTGTCCGTCCGCGGCAATCGCCGTCGAGGAACTGTCGCGCGTCGGCGTCGACACCGTGATTCGCGTCGGCACCATCGGCGCGCTTCAGACGGGCATCGAAGTCGGCGACATGATTGTGGCGACGGGCGCGGCGAAGGAGGAGGGCACCTCCAAGCGCTACGAGTCCGCCGTCTACCCGGCCGTGCCGGACTACGAGGTTCTCACGTCTCTCGTCGAGTCCGCCGAGGCGAACGACGAGGACGTCCACGTCGGCCCCATCGTCTCCGACGACGCGTTCTACAACGAGTCCGAGGAGTTCGTCGAGGACTGGGAGGACGCGAACCTGCTCGCAGTCGAGATGGAGGCGGCGACGGTGTTCGCCCTCGCGCGCCGCAAGGGCATGCGCGCCGGGGCCATCTGCACGGTGGACGGTAACCTCGTCGAGGGGACGCAGAAGGGTGCGGACTCCGACGAGGAACTGCCCGAGAAGGCGAAGAACAACGTCGAACGGGCCATCTCGCTCACGCTCGACGCGGTGACGACGCTCGCGTAG
- a CDS encoding universal stress protein yields the protein MGRLRHLLSRLSLLVGRLRRFERREASEFRRWLQNTNNLLHLIVVLVVPLLIAFVTYLSNVVPRFYYLLFPPLASGTYTLFSDPEGRYADPKKFVAGLTAGALCGLAAFEVGQLLYGPTNGTLVHPESAALAVLFTGVVTWAADVEVPSAFSTALLTLVAREVDPAEYVVSIFLSASIVALVFVVWRSRFYERRARYLYETVRGDDHVLVPMRGETARATAMFGARLAAAHEAGKVVLLDIVPPERVAEGGGSAEADGGEGEELDAAGPTAEEDLRSREADEAIERLESCASEIRTRVGVPCEVVVAAGEPIPTTLETAENANCDLVVTPYEEERGVLSNYVRGVFRGPLDTVAFRSTTETRRWRRILVLVARPGDTAHAMIDFATRLARRTGIVSVTTCISNEVERRAAESRLANVVETVEGPIETRVSRSDVSSFVRANASGYDLLVIGSSHERSAASRFVSPPTFRRIHEADCDVAVFNRGNP from the coding sequence ATGGGCCGACTCCGGCACCTCCTCTCGCGGTTGTCGCTCCTCGTCGGGCGACTGCGGCGGTTCGAGAGACGAGAGGCGTCGGAGTTCCGGCGGTGGCTACAGAACACGAACAACCTGCTTCACCTCATCGTCGTCCTCGTCGTCCCCCTCCTCATCGCGTTCGTCACCTACCTCTCGAACGTCGTCCCGCGGTTCTACTACCTCCTGTTTCCGCCCCTCGCTTCGGGGACGTACACCCTGTTTTCGGACCCCGAGGGCCGGTACGCGGACCCGAAGAAGTTCGTCGCCGGCCTCACCGCGGGGGCGCTCTGCGGTCTGGCCGCCTTCGAGGTGGGGCAACTGCTCTACGGGCCGACGAACGGGACGCTCGTCCACCCCGAGAGCGCCGCTCTCGCCGTGTTGTTCACCGGCGTCGTGACGTGGGCCGCCGACGTGGAGGTGCCGTCGGCGTTCTCGACGGCGCTTCTCACCCTCGTCGCGAGGGAGGTAGACCCCGCGGAGTACGTGGTGAGCATCTTCCTGTCTGCGTCCATCGTCGCCCTCGTCTTCGTCGTCTGGCGGTCGCGGTTCTACGAGAGACGCGCCCGGTACCTCTACGAGACGGTCCGCGGCGACGACCACGTGTTGGTGCCGATGCGGGGCGAGACGGCCCGAGCGACGGCGATGTTCGGCGCGCGCCTCGCCGCCGCCCACGAGGCCGGAAAGGTCGTCCTCCTCGATATCGTGCCGCCGGAACGCGTCGCCGAGGGGGGCGGTTCGGCCGAGGCGGACGGCGGGGAGGGAGAGGAGTTAGACGCCGCCGGACCGACGGCCGAGGAGGACCTCCGGTCGCGGGAGGCCGACGAGGCGATAGAGCGACTGGAGTCGTGCGCCTCCGAGATACGGACGCGCGTCGGCGTCCCCTGCGAAGTCGTGGTGGCGGCCGGCGAGCCGATTCCGACGACGCTCGAAACCGCCGAGAACGCCAACTGCGACCTCGTGGTGACGCCGTACGAGGAAGAGCGCGGGGTGCTCTCGAACTACGTCCGCGGCGTCTTCCGCGGCCCGTTGGACACCGTCGCGTTCCGCTCTACGACCGAGACGCGGCGGTGGCGGCGCATCCTCGTCCTCGTCGCGCGGCCGGGCGATACGGCCCACGCGATGATAGACTTCGCGACGAGGCTCGCGCGCCGGACCGGCATCGTCAGCGTCACGACCTGCATCTCGAACGAGGTGGAGCGTCGCGCCGCGGAGAGTCGCCTCGCGAACGTCGTCGAGACGGTGGAGGGACCGATCGAGACGCGGGTGTCGCGGTCGGACGTGTCGTCGTTCGTCCGCGCAAACGCCTCCGGGTACGACCTGTTGGTCATCGGGTCGAGTCACGAACGGTCGGCGGCGTCGCGGTTCGTCTCGCCGCCCACCTTCCGGCGCATCCACGAAGCCGACTGCGACGTGGCCGTGTTCAACCGCGGCAACCCGTGA
- a CDS encoding NAD-binding protein — protein sequence MAPEWAGKYAQWVGTRASFLSTLLVGILAVVTGLANIGAGFAGSVVVFGVTVPGVVRQITAFTGTITGFLLLLSAFGLRRGLRAALYAVLALVPITVAQSVLQSTNRSIPLLTLSVVTFVLVLLNRKSFDRDLDVTTTQVAALSALAGSQAYGTIGTFTLREDHFNGVNNLLDAFYFSLVTGSTVGYGDITPSTAVGELFTLSMLVLTVSSFAAVAGVVLSPLIETRLSKALGRMTEQQLELLENHVLVLGHGDLTEPILEELSGQRTVVVVTPNEERARRLSERGYTAHTGDPSDEQTQRTARIESAAAVVTATNNDAEDALAILTARELNPDVTIVAAVTQRENADKLKRAGADTVISPISLGAHFLAESALGGENVEELERRLLGGDASADAADGGSNSE from the coding sequence ATGGCACCCGAATGGGCGGGCAAGTACGCGCAGTGGGTCGGTACCCGCGCGTCGTTTCTCTCGACGTTGCTCGTCGGGATTCTGGCCGTCGTCACCGGCCTCGCCAACATCGGCGCGGGGTTCGCCGGCAGCGTCGTCGTCTTCGGCGTCACCGTCCCCGGCGTCGTCCGCCAGATCACGGCGTTCACCGGGACCATCACCGGGTTTCTGCTCCTCTTGAGCGCGTTCGGCCTCCGCCGCGGACTGCGCGCTGCGCTGTACGCCGTCCTCGCACTCGTCCCGATAACGGTGGCGCAGTCGGTGTTGCAGTCCACCAACCGCTCGATTCCGCTGTTGACGCTCTCCGTCGTCACGTTCGTCCTCGTGCTCCTCAACCGGAAGTCGTTCGACCGCGATTTGGACGTGACGACGACGCAAGTCGCGGCGCTGAGCGCCCTCGCCGGGTCGCAGGCGTACGGCACCATCGGGACGTTCACCCTCCGGGAGGACCACTTCAACGGCGTCAACAACCTGCTGGACGCGTTCTACTTCTCGCTCGTCACGGGCAGCACCGTCGGCTACGGCGACATCACGCCCAGTACGGCCGTCGGCGAACTGTTCACGCTGTCGATGCTCGTGCTCACCGTCTCGTCGTTCGCGGCGGTGGCGGGCGTCGTCCTCTCTCCGCTCATCGAAACGCGACTGTCGAAAGCACTCGGACGCATGACCGAACAACAGCTCGAACTCCTCGAAAACCACGTCCTCGTCCTCGGCCACGGGGACCTGACGGAACCGATACTCGAAGAACTCTCCGGCCAGCGCACCGTCGTCGTCGTGACGCCGAACGAGGAACGCGCGCGCCGCCTCTCCGAACGGGGCTACACCGCCCACACGGGCGACCCGAGCGACGAGCAGACCCAACGGACAGCGCGGATCGAGTCGGCGGCGGCCGTCGTCACGGCGACGAACAACGACGCCGAGGACGCCCTCGCCATCCTGACGGCGCGGGAACTCAACCCCGACGTGACCATCGTCGCGGCGGTGACCCAACGCGAGAACGCGGACAAACTGAAGCGCGCCGGCGCGGACACCGTCATCAGCCCGATATCGCTCGGGGCGCACTTCCTCGCGGAGTCCGCACTCGGCGGCGAGAACGTCGAGGAACTCGAACGGCGCCTGCTGGGCGGCGACGCCTCCGCGGACGCCGCCGACGGCGGGTCGAATTCGGAGTGA
- a CDS encoding potassium channel family protein, translated as MASLPIELLYGLYLGVLTGFVPALIAWALGFGFKYFTGITIPGLAVVGLGVAIAGLNGGLLALADPSLTASENQVRLTVALLVVLMATLYAHAQGDKMGANLPRRLSFGRFSARTLSADVVELVGNHGQVRVTVAGDVSDVEGYPPLSPELREEISTGEWTFPADLPLDELETRFADRLRTEFDLADVSVALDERARATVAAAPPMSGLSKRLATGKRAVSVTALVPTGVGRGDEVTVVADGDEFDATVLGVVDGEAKKSDPKSSDDAALTDGGSDGDSDADAEAPAPEAVPTAAGGECRATLAVDRRAATRLVSADVDRFVVRSRGVRREFELVNLLRRAGKRFRRLTVREGGALDGSTLGEATVRDQFSVAVLAVRSDGRWSLAPRGEHRIEAGDDLIAVGSATDLDAFAEVVA; from the coding sequence ATGGCGTCACTCCCCATCGAACTGCTCTACGGACTCTATCTCGGGGTGCTCACGGGGTTCGTCCCGGCCCTCATCGCGTGGGCGCTTGGGTTCGGTTTCAAGTACTTCACGGGCATCACCATCCCCGGTCTGGCCGTCGTGGGTCTCGGCGTCGCCATCGCCGGCCTCAACGGCGGCCTGTTGGCCCTCGCGGACCCCTCTCTCACCGCCTCCGAGAACCAAGTCCGACTCACCGTCGCCCTCCTCGTCGTGTTGATGGCGACGCTGTACGCGCACGCGCAGGGAGACAAGATGGGAGCGAACCTGCCGCGCAGGCTCTCCTTCGGGCGGTTCAGCGCGCGAACGCTCTCGGCGGACGTCGTGGAGTTGGTCGGGAACCACGGACAGGTCCGCGTCACCGTCGCCGGCGACGTCTCCGACGTGGAGGGGTACCCACCGCTCTCGCCGGAACTCCGAGAGGAGATTTCGACCGGCGAGTGGACGTTCCCCGCCGACCTCCCCCTCGACGAACTGGAGACGCGCTTTGCGGACCGCCTCCGAACGGAGTTCGACCTCGCGGACGTGTCCGTGGCGCTCGACGAACGGGCGCGGGCGACGGTCGCCGCCGCGCCGCCGATGAGCGGGCTCTCGAAGCGACTCGCCACCGGAAAGCGGGCGGTGTCGGTGACCGCACTCGTCCCGACGGGCGTCGGCCGGGGCGACGAGGTGACGGTGGTCGCCGACGGCGACGAGTTCGACGCGACGGTGCTCGGCGTCGTGGACGGCGAAGCGAAGAAGTCCGACCCGAAATCGAGCGACGACGCGGCCCTCACTGACGGCGGAAGCGACGGTGACTCCGACGCCGACGCCGAGGCCCCCGCGCCGGAGGCGGTTCCGACCGCCGCGGGCGGCGAGTGCCGCGCGACGCTGGCGGTGGACCGGCGGGCCGCCACGCGCCTCGTCTCCGCCGACGTGGACCGGTTCGTCGTTCGCTCCCGCGGCGTCCGCCGGGAGTTCGAACTCGTCAACCTGCTCCGCCGCGCGGGCAAGCGCTTCCGCCGACTCACCGTGCGCGAGGGCGGGGCGTTGGACGGATCGACGCTCGGGGAGGCGACCGTCCGCGACCAGTTCTCCGTGGCGGTACTCGCCGTCAGAAGCGACGGGAGGTGGTCGTTGGCCCCCCGCGGCGAGCACCGAATCGAGGCGGGCGACGACCTGATAGCCGTCGGAAGCGCCACCGACCTCGACGCGTTCGCGGAGGTGGTCGCGTGA
- a CDS encoding TrkA C-terminal domain-containing protein, whose translation MSVLSRLGLEDFGIDAELGLLVGEVLGLGLLAMVAAAAVAVVYRWYTKERIPAWITAMFAGSAVAVPRQAVGLFRAATDPAASAAAVFEPTTMLMNVAALGLAVLVAPTGLAIGDRIATDVFAVAGAREIDAEVGRLVRTVGRVRGIRLPDSADDIGDIDGYEPVTEDRKEAMAGKTLLFPRRLRDGELVERVTERLKTDYGVGHVDVELAKDGAVTYLAVGRRAAGIGPTLAPGTAAVAVRADPGAGASAGDAVQLWRVGPGGEPERAATAELRVAAGDVATVVLDEDEAAELDPEESYRIITLPNEPGAEHEFGSLLRAADETMESVTVEAGSELDGLTLRETDATVVAVKPADGTVEAIPSRSRELGPGDVVYVVARPETIRRVSRRAAAAEADAPAADD comes from the coding sequence GTGAGCGTCCTCTCGCGACTCGGCCTCGAAGACTTCGGCATCGACGCGGAACTGGGACTCCTCGTCGGCGAGGTACTCGGCCTCGGGTTGCTCGCCATGGTCGCCGCCGCCGCGGTAGCGGTTGTCTACCGCTGGTACACCAAAGAGCGCATCCCCGCGTGGATAACCGCGATGTTCGCGGGGTCCGCCGTCGCCGTCCCGCGCCAAGCGGTCGGCCTGTTCAGGGCCGCGACGGACCCGGCGGCGTCCGCGGCCGCGGTGTTCGAACCGACGACGATGCTGATGAACGTGGCCGCACTCGGTCTGGCCGTCCTCGTCGCCCCGACGGGACTCGCGATAGGCGACCGCATCGCCACCGACGTGTTCGCCGTCGCCGGCGCGCGCGAAATCGACGCGGAGGTGGGCCGACTCGTCCGCACGGTCGGTCGCGTCCGCGGCATCCGACTCCCCGACTCGGCCGACGACATCGGCGACATCGACGGCTACGAACCCGTCACCGAGGACCGCAAGGAGGCGATGGCGGGCAAGACGCTGCTGTTCCCCCGCCGCCTCCGCGACGGCGAACTGGTCGAACGGGTCACGGAGCGTCTGAAGACGGACTACGGCGTCGGACACGTGGACGTGGAGTTGGCGAAGGACGGCGCAGTCACCTACCTCGCCGTCGGCCGCCGCGCCGCGGGCATCGGGCCGACGCTCGCGCCGGGGACGGCGGCGGTCGCGGTCCGCGCGGACCCCGGCGCGGGGGCGAGTGCGGGCGACGCCGTCCAACTGTGGCGCGTCGGCCCCGGGGGGGAACCAGAACGCGCGGCGACGGCGGAACTCCGCGTCGCCGCGGGCGACGTGGCCACCGTCGTCTTAGACGAGGACGAGGCCGCCGAGTTGGACCCCGAGGAGTCGTACCGCATCATCACGCTCCCGAACGAACCCGGCGCGGAACACGAGTTCGGGTCGCTCCTCCGCGCCGCCGACGAGACGATGGAGTCCGTCACCGTCGAGGCGGGGAGCGAACTCGACGGACTGACGCTCAGAGAGACCGACGCCACCGTCGTCGCCGTCAAACCCGCCGACGGAACCGTCGAGGCGATTCCGTCGCGCTCTCGGGAACTCGGACCGGGCGACGTGGTCTACGTCGTCGCCCGACCGGAGACGATTCGGCGCGTCTCCCGCCGGGCCGCGGCGGCGGAGGCGGACGCCCCCGCGGCGGACGACTGA
- a CDS encoding ubiquitin-like small modifier protein 1, protein MRWKMFADLAEAAGGRTTDVRVSSDATVRDALDALLEDREALGDRVLDEDGDLKEHVNLLRNGSAAEFSEPVADGDELALFPPVSGG, encoded by the coding sequence GTGCGCTGGAAGATGTTCGCGGACCTCGCGGAGGCGGCGGGCGGCCGAACGACGGACGTTCGCGTCTCCTCGGACGCCACGGTGCGCGACGCCCTCGACGCACTCCTCGAAGACAGAGAGGCCCTCGGCGACCGAGTTCTCGACGAGGACGGGGACCTAAAAGAGCACGTGAACCTCCTGCGGAACGGGAGCGCCGCGGAGTTCTCCGAACCGGTCGCCGACGGCGACGAGTTGGCGCTGTTCCCGCCGGTCAGCGGCGGGTGA